From Thermogemmata fonticola, a single genomic window includes:
- a CDS encoding ABC transporter substrate-binding protein/permease (The N-terminal region of this protein, as described by TIGR01726, is a three transmembrane segment that identifies a subfamily of ABC transporter permease subunits, which specificities that include histidine, arginine, glutamine, glutamate, L-cystine (sic), the opines (in Agrobacterium) octopine and nopaline, etc.) — protein sequence MYSRRIHHLMLLVLSCTWAWAAVSYAQTPNAERELRFGTDPTGGAPYIFKVDPNGPYIGFEVELAAYMAQKLGRLPVAVEGEWSTLPELLDKPRGGEKGIDIVLNGYELREDLQQQYAATVPYYVYRLALVVHAQDDSIQQWSDLRAGKRIGVLEGSVAFDYCQQRYPGQVLPNKDVAVMFEEVKRRGRVDATVQDNPAAIWFVHFDPTYRGQFKMIEPARQPSYYVIYLRKEDRQLKERLDEAIREGFRDGTFRRIYSKYGLWNADQEWLAKELTGQFPADDDTPVEALGSSSGGSLWPLIPKLLQAAGMTVFLSVASFPLAMILGLLIALGRVYGPHWLAAPLTVYVEVIRGTPLLLQLYFLFFMFPKIHPLFALDPIYTGILGLALNYAAYEAENYRAGLLAIPKGQMEAALALGMTPLTAIRTVVVPQALRLVIPPVTNDFIALFKDTSVCSVILITELTRRYNELYNFNRDLVVELAIVTAGLYLMMSYPLALLARRLEKRWGTAHTTR from the coding sequence ATGTATTCCCGGCGCATCCACCACCTCATGCTGCTTGTTCTGTCCTGCACTTGGGCGTGGGCGGCGGTTTCCTACGCTCAGACTCCAAACGCCGAACGCGAGTTGCGTTTCGGGACCGATCCGACCGGCGGCGCTCCCTACATCTTCAAGGTGGATCCGAATGGTCCCTACATTGGCTTCGAGGTCGAATTGGCCGCATATATGGCCCAAAAGCTAGGACGGCTCCCCGTCGCTGTGGAGGGGGAATGGAGTACCCTGCCGGAACTATTGGACAAGCCCCGCGGAGGAGAAAAAGGGATCGATATCGTATTGAACGGCTACGAATTGCGGGAGGACCTTCAGCAGCAGTATGCCGCCACCGTGCCTTACTACGTCTATCGCCTGGCCTTGGTGGTCCATGCTCAGGATGATTCCATCCAGCAGTGGTCGGACCTGCGGGCCGGGAAGCGGATCGGTGTGCTGGAGGGGTCCGTTGCCTTTGACTACTGCCAGCAGCGGTATCCGGGGCAGGTCCTACCCAACAAGGACGTGGCGGTGATGTTCGAGGAAGTCAAACGGCGAGGACGAGTCGATGCGACAGTCCAGGACAATCCCGCCGCTATCTGGTTCGTTCACTTTGATCCGACCTATCGCGGCCAATTCAAAATGATCGAACCGGCCCGCCAGCCCAGTTACTATGTCATCTATCTACGCAAGGAAGATCGCCAACTCAAGGAGCGGTTGGACGAGGCCATCCGCGAGGGTTTCCGGGATGGCACCTTTCGCCGCATCTACAGCAAATATGGCCTGTGGAATGCGGATCAAGAATGGCTAGCTAAGGAACTGACCGGCCAGTTTCCCGCCGATGACGATACTCCCGTCGAAGCTCTGGGAAGTAGCAGCGGCGGCTCTCTTTGGCCCCTGATCCCCAAACTGCTTCAAGCCGCCGGTATGACTGTCTTCCTCTCCGTCGCCTCCTTTCCCCTCGCCATGATCCTGGGATTGCTCATCGCTTTGGGCCGGGTCTACGGTCCCCACTGGCTCGCGGCCCCCCTAACTGTTTACGTCGAAGTCATTCGGGGAACCCCCTTGCTCCTTCAGCTTTACTTCCTCTTCTTCATGTTCCCCAAAATCCACCCCCTCTTTGCCTTGGACCCCATCTACACGGGCATTCTCGGCTTGGCTCTCAACTATGCGGCCTATGAGGCCGAAAACTATCGAGCGGGTCTGCTGGCCATTCCCAAAGGCCAGATGGAAGCCGCTCTGGCTTTAGGGATGACTCCGCTGACCGCAATTCGGACTGTCGTTGTCCCCCAGGCTTTACGCCTCGTGATCCCGCCTGTAACGAACGACTTCATCGCTTTGTTCAAGGATACCTCGGTCTGTTCGGTGATCCTCATCACAGAACTGACACGCCGTTATAATGAGCTGTACAATTTCAATCGCGACTTGGTCGTGGAATTGGCTATCGTAACGGCGGGTTTATACCTGATGATGAGCTACCCCTTGGCTCTGCTGGCTCGGAGGCTGGAAAAACGTTGGGGAACGGCCCACACTACCCGTTAG
- a CDS encoding sulfatase, whose amino-acid sequence MRRSCLLWLMASGLLLGGGGIATAADEKMNVLLIVSDDLTNNALGCYGSRLGRTPHIDRLASRGVRFDRAYCQFPLCNPSRASFMTGLRPDHTRVHDNAVHFRKNIPDVQTLPQTFRKAGYFVARVGKIYHYGVPGQIGTDGLDDPPSWEKVINPRGRDKDDEDNNLIFTLNPKLKGSARYGGILSWHASDGSDEEQTDGKIATEIIRLLEANKDRPFFLACGFFRPHTPYVAPKKYFTLFPPDKFTLPVIPPDLRMVHPAPAFASAQKIQDAMTDAQRREALQAYFAATTFMDAQAGRVLEALERLQLHKKTIVVFLSDHGYHLGEHGLWQKMSLFENSARVPLIIYDPRAKGNGQACPRTVELTDLHATLADLAGLPAPKTDGRSLRPLLDNPAAAWDRPALTQVTRGTKDQQFFGYSIRTERYRYTEWDRGQRGMQLLDYEKDPAESKNFAKDPAYADILRQMQQLLRQQQEASR is encoded by the coding sequence GGCTAATGGCTAGCGGTCTGCTGCTGGGCGGAGGAGGAATTGCGACCGCTGCCGATGAGAAAATGAATGTCCTGTTGATCGTTTCAGACGACCTGACCAACAACGCTTTGGGGTGCTATGGCAGCCGTTTGGGACGCACTCCCCACATTGACCGTTTGGCCTCGCGCGGCGTCCGCTTTGACCGCGCCTACTGTCAATTCCCGTTGTGCAATCCCAGCCGGGCCAGTTTCATGACGGGCCTGCGACCAGACCATACTCGGGTCCACGATAATGCCGTTCACTTCCGCAAGAACATTCCCGATGTGCAGACCTTGCCGCAAACCTTCCGCAAGGCGGGCTATTTCGTGGCTCGTGTGGGCAAAATCTACCACTATGGCGTGCCGGGACAGATCGGCACTGACGGTTTGGATGATCCCCCCAGTTGGGAAAAGGTGATCAATCCCCGCGGACGAGACAAGGATGATGAGGACAACAACCTCATATTCACTCTCAATCCCAAGCTCAAAGGTTCTGCCCGTTATGGAGGCATCCTGAGTTGGCATGCTTCGGATGGCTCCGATGAAGAGCAAACCGACGGCAAAATCGCTACGGAAATCATCCGCCTGCTGGAGGCGAACAAGGACCGCCCCTTCTTCCTCGCCTGCGGTTTTTTCCGGCCCCACACACCCTATGTTGCGCCGAAAAAGTACTTCACTCTCTTTCCGCCCGACAAATTTACCCTGCCTGTCATTCCCCCTGACCTGCGGATGGTGCACCCCGCCCCGGCTTTTGCCAGTGCTCAAAAAATCCAAGACGCGATGACCGATGCCCAGCGCCGGGAAGCCTTGCAAGCCTACTTCGCCGCTACGACTTTCATGGACGCTCAAGCCGGACGAGTTTTGGAGGCTCTGGAGCGCCTTCAGCTCCACAAGAAAACCATTGTGGTCTTCCTGAGCGACCACGGTTACCACTTGGGAGAACACGGCTTATGGCAGAAAATGAGCCTCTTTGAAAACTCGGCGCGGGTTCCCCTGATCATCTATGACCCGCGAGCTAAAGGGAACGGCCAAGCCTGCCCCCGAACGGTGGAGTTGACGGACCTCCACGCCACTCTGGCGGACCTGGCGGGCCTGCCTGCTCCGAAAACCGACGGGCGCAGTCTCCGCCCTCTCCTCGATAACCCCGCGGCTGCCTGGGATCGCCCCGCTCTGACTCAAGTTACCCGCGGGACAAAGGACCAGCAATTCTTCGGCTACTCCATCCGTACCGAACGCTATCGCTATACCGAGTGGGACCGCGGCCAACGGGGTATGCAACTCCTCGACTACGAAAAAGACCCAGCGGAAAGCAAAAACTTCGCTAAGGACCCCGCCTACGCTGACATCCTCCGGCAAATGCAACAACTCCTCCGCCAGCAGCAGGAGGCTTCGCGCTAG